In Euphorbia lathyris chromosome 10, ddEupLath1.1, whole genome shotgun sequence, the DNA window AATAAACATTTTAGAGCCATTGGTAAATTTCTTTTATGATTAACTTGTATGTGATAGACTTAGCTATTAGTATTTTAATATATGTTTTTGTAACTTTGTTAGTGACACATTAAATATGTTATATgtaattgatgtttggaaaGTTCgatatgacaattaaataagaattaaacttgattttttaaattttaagtagGCATTACATCAATTTGGACCactaaactaaagcttcaaatttaattaggactttaaattattaaaattagcAATCAAGTCCATGAATTAAGCAAAAACCATCAATTGAATCTCTatcctatcctaaaatcagaaactgtgactatttgatatagactgtaatcATCTCTGTGCGGTTCAAAATGAGCTTGAGGAAGAtggtctgaaactgttcaacagaatgattttcgatgaggcctcaattgatgatttctGTTTAGAATGAGGATTCAATTGGTGATTTTTGCTTAATTGagggacctgattgatgattttgataattttggatcttaattgattttgaaacctTAGTTTAGGGAGCTTAATGGATATTATGCCTTTTAAGTAACATAGAATAAAATTGACAGGTTaaaaatgttagggttaaatttgaacCAGAAACAAATTTGCCCTTATCCCTAGATTTACTCTTAAAACGCAGCGTTCCGAGTTGCTATAAATATGCTCAAAAGTCTTGACCATTTCGATCATATATTGCCTTATAAACATTTCACCGGCCACCGACCACGGCGGCTACCCTCGATCTCCACCGGCGACAATCAAGTTTCCATAGAAGCTCCGAAGTTCACTGAAGCCGATTGCAGCTCTGCTCTGCCACCACCGATCACAAGGAgcaccaccaatcccaattctGCCACCGCCACCGCCACCAggtattttctttttcccttcCTTAAGTTACTCTTTTGTTCAATTTCACTTCTTTTCAGCTGCAAGTTTGAATTAGTTTGTGCTTTGCTTAACGTTAAGAATTTTCATTTGCTTCCAATGCTTTTGTTTGCATTCCTTTGTGGACTTAAACTTCTTGTGGAAACCAAACCCTTTAATCGGAAAGTTTAGTCTTCAATTGAAAGAGTGATGGGATTTGAATATGagttgggccttaactatcagctaaTAGCTAATCTTTTAGTTAAGTGGATTAATGGCATGGTATGAGAGTCTCTTTGACCAAGTGTGAAGGGTTCGAGTCCTGGCAAGATTGACCTATTTAACACATTTTCTTCCTATCTTAATATGAATTGGGACTTAACTATCATTTAAGTTTTTAGTTCAAGCGGTTTCATGTCATGTTATCAGAGCCTGTGATCAAGGGTTGGATTTCCCTGTCAAGCCCATTTGTTCTAGCTTTATTTCTGGTTTTCCTCCAAGTTCTGTTTTCAGAATATCAGTAATATATTCGTATTTCCATCTGTGTTGATTGTTTACTTTACTATTGCTTAGCTATTAGATGATGAGTTCAACATCTGGAGATGGAGATGGAGTGATCAACGCATCTATTGTTCGTGGAGGGCCTATTTACATTAACAACTTTGTAGGCCCACTCACTAGGGTTCCTGAATTTGAATCTACTCTTCTTCATGAACTTGAGgttttcttttcatctctattttttcttctttatcttGTGTATGATTTCATTTATACTGTTTGACAAATTTGGCTGCTGTCCCTTTCCTTTAGGAATTGAAACTTGAACTGTGTGTGGATTCTTCTTCATTGTCCACTGACGAGGATATATtgtaaattttctttttctcctcCTATGGTTTTgcttatttatattatttagtgAAGACTTTCTTTCTATTtattacaaattataaaaattattcatGGCAGGGTTGATGAGCTTAAAATGTTCAGTGACGAGGATTTGGTAGACATGGCCTTGAAGGAAACTTTGAAGGTATATTGCTTcagtcttttttattttatttttattttttttgttggggGATCTTTGTTATTGATGTTTTGTGGTTTCTGACTTCAGGATGTGAGGCAGAAGGAAAGTTCCTTGAAGGCgtctcaaaagcactcaaatccTAGGTGCTTCTTGCGATTAAATTTGCCTTGTGCTTTCGTTTTGTGTATCCATTCACATCATTGAAATTTTACTGCTGCCATAGGCTGTCTTTTATCAAAATTCATACAATTtgctggatttttttttataaactcctcttcatttttcATGTATGTACACATCTTAGCATGTATTCTTACAGAGAGATTAGGTTATCATCATTTCTTACATACCAGTGAAGATCTAGATCCATCAAACATGAATTTCAAGGATCCTCTTTGTTTGGGAATATACTTCACTGTGCAATGGATGttatatctttctttctttgttcCTAGTCCTTCTATTTATGTCCTAAGGTGTTCCTTTTGTCCTTAGAGGAGAAAATGATCTTAGCTTGCCAAGCGATGGTAACTCACAATTGGAAAGTTCTGGAAGAGAAGGGGAAGCATCAACTGCTTTGGAATTACTTAATGAAGGGAACTGCTGCGATGCGACTCTTGTTGATACCAAGCCAAGTAAGAGAAGAAGATGTTTGAAATCATCAGAAGGATCCAAGTCTGGAACCAGTTCTAAACATGCTGTTGAGGTGTGTTACATGTTTTACCCTTTCTACTTTCAGTTTTCACCCATGTGTTGGTACTGCTGCTAACAGTATCTTATTAAGATATGGTATGCAAAGTTTCAGTTGATTTCTAATTTTACGGACATTCATTTTGATCAATGATTTGTTCATGTTACTACAATAAATTTATCTTATTTGCTTTTGCTTTATGGTTTTTACTTCCTCCCTTAATGCTGTGCTTTCAAGATGAGAAGAAGTGTAATGCAACCACTAATTTTTGCATGTAGACACACATAGGACTAAATTAGTTGCAGTTGCTTAGATTAAGGAGGTTACAATATGAACATATATTAATGCCCTGTAGAATATATGTAGGAACAATATTTTCTAAATTTTCCCTCATTTGTGGTGCATGATCACCGATCTTATGTTCTATTGATGTACTTGTTATTCTTGAAATTTCTAGGAGAGTTGTCTAGTGAAGGCAGAGAAGGTCTTAAAAATCAAGCAAAAGCAAGATCAAGACAAGGCAACTGCCAGACTACATTCACTAAAGTTTGTAGATACAAAATTTTGTAAGTCCGTGTGATTGATATAGCTCCTGTTATCTTTTGCTTACaattgccttttttttttttttttggtcccTTGCTAGTTGCAAGATCAGCAAGACTTCTGTTTCAGCCCCAGAGGAAACTCAAGGGATGAAATGTCTTAGGTTTACAAATTCTGGGAAACAGGTGGCCTTCAGAATTATCTTTTACTTCTTTCTACAAGTGTGGTCTAGATTATTATTCTTAATGCTCGTTTTTGTTCTTTGGTACTCTTTTGTCATATAAACACCAGCTGAAGCCCTCAGATCTTAAAGAACACAGAGCTGTGCAGCACCCTGACGTTGTTCTTTGCATTGAGGTTTACCATAACATACAACAATGGACAAAGGTATGGCTTTTGATTCTCTTGGTGATGCTAAAACTGTAAACAAATTATCTTTGATTTCTGTTTTGTTATAAATTAAGATCATGATGGTTCTACTTTCCTTTTAATTATGATCACCATTATTCAATCATTACTAGAGATGTAGGATAGCAAGAATGGAATAAATTATCTTTTAATATCATTAGCAGTTAACTGTGAAGCATGGAAATGCCATTTGGCTGGCGTTTCAAAGTTTCCCAATCAGAAACAAAGAGATGCTTAGGAACCATAATGAGACATATTTGGGCTCGTGTATCTAAATATAGAAAATAAAGAACACATTTCCTCTGTTTGGGGACCTGTTTTCAGCAGATACATCCCACTTGGATGGGTTTTCTAACCCTTCAAAACTTCCTGTTCCTACAGATGTGCGCTCCTACAAAAGCCAGCTCAGTCCTTGCTTTTTcacataatttttctgctctatCTCTTAGTCAAGGCTTGCGtcttctttgtttcttctgttTGATGATTTCTTCAAGAGCCTTGCTGTCACCATCACTATTTAAAGTATTTCTGATTTCTCCTCTCTGAACTCTTTAGCCATGAAAAGGGACAGTTGGGTCTTGTTTCAGACTTTTTTTGGCAATTTTTTGGTTCAGTGGTGTTGATCCATCTAATTCTTAGGTTCAAAGGTGATACAGTACAGAGGACTTGTTTGAACACTTGATTCgtgattaaaatttaaaattataaatatgatttagtatttcTTGCATTTTGGTTTTAGAATTTATCACTTCTTATATGTTAAACATCGTCTTTTATGGTTTTTGTACATTTTCATTCTCTACTGTGGCTTGTGTTGTGTCACTTAGGCGCATGCTTGCTCTTTGCGCCTACCGCCAAGGCTCCAGGTCCCCCTtacgcctttaataactatccCACTATGCCATTTTCTATTATTCTTCCTATTTATCTTTGTGAAAGATAATATATAAAAGCTATTATTTGGTCGTACCTACAAGTTTAAGCTTTTGGGTTAAATAGTTCCTTGACATTGTATTCAGAGCCTCTTAAACCAAGTGGTGGAGGATTCAAATCCTTGCGAACTTATGTATTAATGGAATTTCAGCACATGGTAGGATGAGCTTGTATTGTACATACTTAAAGCCTAAGGAGCATTTAGGTGTGTGTATATAAAAGCTATTTATTGGCCTTACCTATCAACTTAAGCTTTTAGGTCCATTGGGTTCTTGATAATCTGAATTCATGATAGTTATAAAGGATTAGATAGTCTAGATTAAGATATTAAATAATCATAAACCTCTTACTTTGAACTAAAGTATCTACACAGATTACTCTTTGCTGACCTACGATACTTTTGTTGCAAATATCATTTGGTAAGGTGTATCGTTGCATAGTTTCTGAGGTTGATGAGTGTATGGTCAACTATCAAAGGTTTTAAGCTCAGTTTGATTTGTGAGAATATATGGAAGACAGTTTGATATATTTTTAGAGTTCCTAGGAAATCAGGGGAGGCACAAGTTTGAAATTAGAGTGCTAATCAATTTTGCTTTACTTTGGCTTTCATAGCTTGTGTGAATCATATGATGTTTTTTTCATAAGATGGGCAGGTAGCTATATCCATTTTAGGCTGAGGAGTTCAATTGAGTTTTACGTTTTAATCTCCAAGCTTTGTTGCATAGTTCAGGCTTTTAATTTCAGTGTTATGTTTTGCTCATGCTCTGGTGTGTTTTAATCTCCAAGCTTTGTTGCATAGTTCAGGCTTTTAATTTCAGTGTTATGTTTTGCTCATGCTCTGGTGTGTTTTGCCTTTCAAAATCATTGAACTGCTGCTAGAGACGTAATGAACTTTTAGTAACgaacaacatatatatatatatatatatatatatatatatatatataacgaacaacatatatatatatatatatatatatatatatatataggtttcTGATTTAGTGTTGCTTACATTTTCCTATAGTTTTTCATGTAACGTTTTACTTTTGTTCCTGCACATACAATTTATTGAATTTGGAATTATTCTATAGGCACAAGAGTTATTGGTCCTTGGTAGACAACCATTGACTGAAATAAGGGACAAAATTTATTGCATGACGGACCAAGTGATGCAAAAGGCAGGGCAACATGATCCATCTGGGTATTTTCTTATAGAAGTAAGGTGTACTCATTGTTCTTTGACTTATTCTGAAGATAGTTTGTTGTCACTAAAATATATTGGAATGCACAAATGTAGGATGTGTTCTGCAACGATATGAGGGATCCATCTGCAATTGATTACAGTCAACCTATATTCGATTGGCTCAGAAACTCCAAAGATGAAGCTCTTAGAAAATGGGAGTGCATTGTAAGTGGCGAGTTGCAAAGAAAGCAGAAAGCGGTCATAGGTGAGGTACGGAGTCCGCAGTTGCCTCCATTCAGACGTGTTGAAATGCGGAAGACTCGGTTTTGTGACTTGAGATTTCGTCTTGGTGCTGGATACGTCTACTGCCATCAGGTATGAAAATCTGCACATTTACCCTGTTGGAAATTATGGATGCAATATTTGGCAGCATCTTCTATGGCTTAATGTAGTTCAAATTTTTAGATGTCTTCACcaattttttgtttgtttgccCTTTTTGCAGGGAGACTGCAAGCATACAATTGTTATTAGAGACATGAGATTGATTCATCCTGAGGATTCACAGAATCGTTCAGCTTATCCAATAGTAAGGTACCAAGTCAAGCTACGTGTCCAGAAATGTCAAATTTGCAAAATTTTCAGGGCCACAAAAGTGACAGTGGATGACAAATGGACCGCATATAACCCCTGCTATTTCTGTAATGACTGCTATTACCTTCTTCACTACTCTGAGAATGGATCTTTACTGTATAGCGACTTCTCAACACATGATTGTCTGCATGACTAATTGCATAGTTGTCTTAGGTCGGTCTACATCTTGATCGTTACAAGCGAATGGCTGTTCATCTGAACTTGCAGTTTCAATTGCAGCAATAGATACTGTGATTATATAGTGATAAAGACTTATGATTTTGTAAAACTTTCAACTCCATAACACTGAATGCTTTTGGTAGAGTACATGATTGAGGGTCTTTTGCTGACTATTGTTTGCTTATGCCAAAACTTTTAATTAGCTTAGAGTGATATAAAAAAAAGCAATTCATTTATGTATTGCATCCTGAGGAATGATTGTACAATTCTTTATGTAAACTTTGTTGAAGCACTCATAGGTTGTTGCTGCATAAT includes these proteins:
- the LOC136208911 gene encoding snRNA-activating protein complex subunit; the encoded protein is MMSSTSGDGDGVINASIVRGGPIYINNFVGPLTRVPEFESTLLHELEELKLELCVDSSSLSTDEDILVDELKMFSDEDLVDMALKETLKDVRQKESSLKASQKHSNPRGENDLSLPSDGNSQLESSGREGEASTALELLNEGNCCDATLVDTKPSKRRRCLKSSEGSKSGTSSKHAVEESCLVKAEKVLKIKQKQDQDKATARLHSLNCKISKTSVSAPEETQGMKCLRFTNSGKQLKPSDLKEHRAVQHPDVVLCIEVYHNIQQWTKAQELLVLGRQPLTEIRDKIYCMTDQVMQKAGQHDPSGYFLIEDVFCNDMRDPSAIDYSQPIFDWLRNSKDEALRKWECIVSGELQRKQKAVIGEVRSPQLPPFRRVEMRKTRFCDLRFRLGAGYVYCHQGDCKHTIVIRDMRLIHPEDSQNRSAYPIVRYQVKLRVQKCQICKIFRATKVTVDDKWTAYNPCYFCNDCYYLLHYSENGSLLYSDFSTHDCLHD